Part of the Parambassis ranga chromosome 16, fParRan2.1, whole genome shotgun sequence genome, ATAACCACCACTACCTGGAACTAATCTGGCTGCTGACAGGGCTCCCCCCTGTTAGAAAGTGATTGTCctcagtttaatttaattttaatctcTTTTTGCCCATACCTTAGCCCCACACTCAATGTACTATAATTATGGCTTATAGCATTAATCTGAGGGGTGTGAGTCCAGCTCTCAAAGGTTTATTCCcctcacagaggaggagctgctgccttGTTATTTTCTCAACAGATATGCTTAATCCACTCTGAGATTAACAGCTACCACTGCACAAAGAAATCAATTTTGATCACTACATGTACTTTGTGTTCTTGTACGGAAAGACCTACCTTTACTAATGCACAGTGCTTAGGGGCATGATGCCAAGGCTGCATGTGACAGCACAGCACGGAGGGATGCTAGTTTTGAGGAATTGGTGATTTGCTGGTTTTTCGGGTAAGGGGCCTCCAGTATATCACAGATCTAGTATCTGTGATCTGTGAATTGGTTCCCTTCTCCAGAATAACTTCACCAACTAAATTAGAAttaagagagagtgtgtgtcctcaccgACTTTTCATGCTTGAGTTTTTTAAAATGGAAACTAAGACACgtcacacgtgtgtgtgtgtgttggcgtgtCAACACATGCCTGCGATGTGTTTCTGATTTCCTCAGAACTGTCCTCAATGCAGATTTGTATCATGAGGCGGGTGTTGTTGTATTTGTATAATGTCTGTATGGCTCCTGTGCATGCAGGTTTGGATTGGTTAGGAGAGCAGAGATTTACTCCCATGAGTATTAATATGCTCTATCATGTGCATCCATTATTTAAtataagggttaaaaaaaatcttcttacAGTAttctctcctcttgtttttAAAGAGAGTCCCACTCAAAACCCCTTCAACCGAACACTGTCTCCAGCCAGGAGAGAAGAGTTGGCCAAGATCAGACAGAGGCAGCTGGCCAATGCTGTTCACTACATCTGGGAGACTGGAGAGGACAAGTTTGCTTTTAGATACTTCCACACTGGCTTCTGGGAAAGCTGTGAAAAACACAATGATGGTGAGACCAAGAAGCTTATTTGTTCATATTAATAGGTCATCCTTTACTGAACATATCAAACTGATACATTTTCCATCCTCTTCTTTTGAATGATGTCCTTCCGTAGGGGAGAAATGTCGCAGCTTTATAGAGTTAACTCCAGGGGAAACACAAGGTGAGCTGTGCAGTCTATTACTGTGATATCTACATAATCCTATTCAATTAACCCTTATTACACTGGTTGGAGGTCATTGTACTTAGGTAGAAGTAGATGAGTTATACAGTTCCTATTTGAAATCAACATTTTTTGTGGTGTTTCTGTTAATTATAGGAAGTCCCTACACAACATATGATTTCTCACATGTCAGGGacagtctgaaaaaaaaaactaataagcGAAGCGTCTATAGTCTCCCACGAAAGCCATATCACTGAGGTCCAGGTGCTGACCTCTGTGTGGGATGCAAAAGGAGTGCTGCTAGTAGACTACCTGGGAAGGGGTCACACCATTACAGAGGCTTACTCTGCTGATCTCTGTAGACAAAACCCTCACAAGTCCACAGTATTCTATTCACCATTCTCTTCCACTGTTTTGGCACACTCTGACTAGTATGTGTTATTAAGATGAAGCAGACGCTCAGTGGTTGAGCTTGTTTAAATGTGCTTACTTTGCttgaatgtgtttttgcatGTGTTGCAGGTGTTCTCTGGCTCTCAGTTGTTTCTGAGTTTACATACATTGGCCTGCTGGGGATGGGCTTCTTGCTGATGTGGCTGGAAGTCTTGTGCTCCCACAAAGAGATGCACTCTCTAAAAATCAATGCCTATGCAGCTATTTGTACTGTTCTATCAGGTGAGTACATACCTccgtttattttgtttttttttccacatttgacCAAAATAATCGAGCCTTTGGCTCAGTTATCTGAGTTTCCTGGATACTTTGTTTCCCCTACTGTGCAGGTCTTCTTGGAATGGTGGCACATATGATGTACACCACTGTATTTCAGATGACAGTCATTGTGGGCCCCAAAGACTGGAGGCCTCAGTCATGGGATTACGGCTGGTCATTTGCGTAAGTGGCTGTTCTTGGCAGCATTTAAGCCTGCTTTATTAAACTATGGACAAAATACCACAGTTATTAATGTTCCCCTTGACCCCTGACATTTCTACGTTCTGTGTTCCCAGTCTTGCTTGGGTGTCTTTCAGTTGCTGTATGGGTGCCGCAGTGGTGACCCTCAATTCCTACACCAAGACCATCATTGAGCTCCGTCGCAGACAGAGACTCCGTCTGGAGGAGGCTAGAGCTGCCACTCATGCCCCTTCCTATGATGAGGTTGTACCAGGGGGTGGCCTCTACTCTGTCAGCGGCCTATTACAGTGTCCTGACGGCATGATTGATGTGGCGTGGGCGCCTAACGGCAGCGTGGTTGGAGTGGGAAATGGGGATGTGCCAACTTTGGTTTTGGTAGGAGGCTGTGGGCCGGAGGGCTGTGAGGACTGcgagagagagatggatgaaATGGAGGAGGCCATGGACCGAGTTGATTCGCCTTGTTAGGGGGTCAGTTTGACACCTCAACAAAGAAGGGCTGAAAACTAAACAGACATTTTCGATGAGCAAATGGGTGTTGTTTGTCTTCTTTGGCTTCTACTGAACTGAGGGGAAATGAACACACATCAAAAGACTGCAATGTCTGTACAGGACTCATACATGTGCAAGCCTGCATGTTTTCTCAGTATTATTCAGTGCCTCATGGTAAAAAGGTAAGTGAGA contains:
- the LOC114448885 gene encoding germ cell-specific gene 1-like protein, which produces MLERMSRRSRSLLSLTLTSLALALSILALCTSYWCEGTHKVVKPLCLSPVKMKNCGQNNSEPYTTESPTQNPFNRTLSPARREELAKIRQRQLANAVHYIWETGEDKFAFRYFHTGFWESCEKHNDGEKCRSFIELTPGETQGVLWLSVVSEFTYIGLLGMGFLLMWLEVLCSHKEMHSLKINAYAAICTVLSGLLGMVAHMMYTTVFQMTVIVGPKDWRPQSWDYGWSFALAWVSFSCCMGAAVVTLNSYTKTIIELRRRQRLRLEEARAATHAPSYDEVVPGGGLYSVSGLLQCPDGMIDVAWAPNGSVVGVGNGDVPTLVLVGGCGPEGCEDCEREMDEMEEAMDRVDSPC